The genome window CGTTTCCGGGTCGTACGTCGCGGGCACGCGGGTCCCGACCAGCTCGTCGACGTCGAGCGGCGAGACGCCCGCGGCCTCCAAGAATTCGAGGAATTCCTCGGACTCCTGAAGGGATCCGTCCCGAGGAGCGTCGAACCGCTCGGTGTGGGTGGCGTCGCCGTGCGGCGGTCGCATCTCGACGGCGACGCGGTCGCCGACGGAGCGCACCCGGGTGACGATCAGCGCGTTCTCCTCGTCGTTGAGATACGCCTCGCGGAGGCGGCGCTTCACTTCCTCGTCGACGCCCGCGTCGTCGAGGTCGTCGGGGAGGGGGTCGGCGTCCGAGATCGGATCGTCGTCGGCGTCATTGGCGCGTTCGCGGTCGGCGGTCGTCGAGACGCGCTCGTCACCGCCGGATCGGTCCGCCATCGATCCGGAGTTGGCGACGCGCTCTGATAAGGTCACGGCCGCGATACGTGACCGGTTTCGTTGCGGACGGCCCGCGGGCCGAGCCCGCCGAAGCCCCAGACTCCTGACGATACGCGATCACCGACTTGAACACGATCGCCGGAACTCCAGCCGCTCGGCTGTATGACAACGCTCCTTATAAACCAGCGATCGACACGAACACGACCGCCGAAGCCCCAGCCGCGTGGGCGGCGCACGCTCGCTGCGCGCTTCAGTCGCTCACTCCGTTCGCTCCTTCCAGTGCTTACGTCGCCTGCGCCGCCCACGCGGCTGCCCCTTCGAGTCCCGCCCCACACCGCTCCGCACAGCACCTCACGCCTCCCCAGCCTCGTCGGTGGCGGTCTTCGCTTCGCTCGACCGCCACCGACTCCCTCGCGCGGTGCTGACTCGCGGCCGCCGATGGCGGCCGCTCGCAGGCACGCGCCACCGCACGTCGACTGTCAGCCGCTCACTGGAGTCGGTAGCGTAAGATTGCGGCGATGCCGCCGAGGTTGGCGAGCTGCTCGCCGGGAGCGAACTCCGAGGAGAAGACGACCACGTCGCCGCCCTGCCGCTCGACCGACTCGATCACCTCGTTGACGTCGATGTCCCAGTCGCCGTCGCCCTGCCGCTCCGTGCGGAGGCGCTCGTCGACGACGAGCAGCGTCTCGACCGCGCCGAACTCGGCGGCCTCGGCGGTGTCGTCCGGGCCGTACGTCGCCTTCTCCTCTTTGGCGATGTTCTCGGTCAGCTCGTCGATGAGGCTCGCCTCCTTCGAGATGCGCGTCTCCTTCTGGACCTCGTCGACCGCGCCGCGCTTGAGGACCTCGTGGACGCCGCGGTCGCCCGCGGCGGAGGTGTCGACCGTGGTGACCCGGTCGGCGAGGTCACGGTACTCCTCGTCGATGTAGTCGCGCGCGTCCTGTTTGGTGAACCCCGGCCCGGCGAGGATCACGGCGTCGGCGTCGAGGTGCGCGAGCGCCTCGCCCAGCTCCGCGAACAGCTCCTCGCGCGGCCGCGAGAACTCGCCTTTCCCGGTCGGCTTCGTGAACGAGGCGTACTCCTCGGTGCCGTACTGCTGGACCGTGTGGACGTAGGCCGCGCCCTCCTCGACGGTCGCGATGGCCACGTCGGGATTCTCCGCGGCCTCCGTCGCCTCCTGGAGCCGCTCGGTCTGGTCCGGCTTGAAGTGCTTCTCGACGGTGATCTCGTCGTGTTCCTCGACGTTGAGCGTGTGGTGGGCGTTGAGCTGGTCCTCCCGCGAGCAGCCGACGATGATCCCGGAGACCCGGAGCCGGTTGGCGAACCGCGCGAACTCGACGTCCTCCACCTCCAGCGTGACGAAGATGTGCTCGCGCTGTCCGCCGGTGTCTCGCATCTGGTCGTCGTTCCGCTGGATCCGTCGGGTGGTGTCGCCCTCGACCAGGTCCCCCGGTTCGAGGACGTGCGCGAGGTGCCAGAGGTCGTCGACGTTCTCGGGGACCAGCGTGAGCCGTTCCCGGCCCTCCTCGCCGTACCCCCGCTCGGAGATGCGCATGCCCGGGCGTTCGCTCGCGGCCGTATCAACGCTTGCCTTCCGCGTCGGCGAGCGACGGCCCCCACTCGAAGCCGCCGGCCGGATCGCTGCCGTCCTCGATGGTGGCGGCGGCAGCGTCGCTCCGGTCTCGCCGGTCAGCGACCGGAACGTCGCGGCCGACCTGAACCGCGGCCGGCGGCTCGCTCCGCATCGGCCGCCCGCCGTCGCCCGACACGACGGGTGCCGGCGGGTCGTTTCTCGCGCGACCGATCTCCCGGGTCGCGTCGACGGCACGAGCGGCGCCCGCGCCGCGATTCGCGTCCTCGCGGCGAGTCGCATCCGCGCGGCGAGCCGCTCGGCTCCCGGAGCGCGCGGCGTCGCGGTCCGTCCGGACCGACGGCCGCGCCGCGGCGTCCCGCGTCGAACCCTCTCGCAGCGCGTCCGCCGCTCCGCGTCCGTAGAGGCCGTGCGAGACGACCCGGACGAGGAAGGCGAGCGCGACGCCGACGACCAGCGGCGCCGTCGGCGCCGCGACGGCGTACCCGACCGCGAGCGCTCCGACGGCGAGCGTCCAGCCGGTGGCGTACGGGCCCGTCGCGGCGACGCGGGCCACGGTCCGCGGGTTCAGTCCATCCCTCAGCCGCCCGGACGCGGCGAACGCGGCGAGCGCGGCGGGACGGACGTACGCGAACGCGAGGAGGTACGCGCCGACGAGCGCGGCGACGACCCCGGCGGCGACGACCGCGACGGCGGCCGGGCCGTTCGGACCGAGAGCAGATTCGACGGCGGTCGCGGTCGACTCCGGATCGACGGGACCGGCGACGAGCGCGGCGACGGCGCCGCCGGCGACCGCGAGGCCGCCCGCGAGCGGGGCGAGCAGCGCCGCCGACAGCAGCGCCGACTTAAGGCCGTCCCTGACCAGTTCGCCCCAGGCGACGAGCGACGGCGTGCCGGCCGAGTCCCTCGTCTGGATCGCCGCCCGCGTCACCCGGACGTAGTAGCCGCGCGCGACGAGCGACGGGGCGAGCGCGACCGGGGCCGCGACGGCGACCGCGGGGCTGACGAAGAGGACACCGCCGAGCCACAGCGCCGTGAGGGTCCACCCCAACAGGGTCACGGACCCGCCGACGAGGACGACGCCCGCGGTGTCGTCGGTTCGCGTCAGCGCCGTCGCGGCCGCGGTGAGCATGTGACTCGACACAGGAACGGGAGCCGCATAAATGATACCCGGGCCCGAGCGTTTATATCACTCCGCGGATTACTATCGACCGGCCGCGCGGGACAATCGTGTGCCTCTGACAACCCAACCGCGGCCGCCACTCGGCGGTCGCTCCCCGTCCGCGGCTTTCGATCGCGTTCTCTCCCGCCAGCCGCGGTGCCGTCGCGTGCCGGTACCGATTTATCCCGCCCCGCCGACGGATCGGGTATGACCGGCGACGAGCGGACGGCCGATCTGGAGCCGGAACTCAGGAGCTACGGCGTCAGCGTCGAGGCGATCGACGAGGGCGACCCGCTGGAGCTGACGTACATGACCGCGTTCCCCGGCCGCGAGATCCACCGCGGCGAGATCGGGCGCGCGCTCAACGCGCTCATCGACCAGGCCGAGGCCGACGAGTGGGAGCCCGTGCGCGTCGAGGGGACGGTCGTCCGGGCCCCCGGCGATGTCCTCGGCACCTGGCGCGCCGAGGCCGAGTGGTTCGAGGCGCTCATGAGCTACGAGATCTCCGAGACCGAGTTCTCGACCCGCGTGCTGGAGACCGTCAGCCACGAGGCCGAGAACGGCGACGAGGGCGATGACAGGTCCGAACCCGACCCGGAGGCCGACCGGTGACCCGCCGCGACCCGGTCAACCGCGCGCAGCGCCGCCTCGCCCGCCCGGCCCGCGAGCGGTTCGCCACCCGCGCGGTCGCGTTCGACGTCGACGGCGAGACCTGTCGCGGGACGCTGTACCTGCCCGGCGGCGACGCGGACGACTCCCCGGTCGTCGTGATGGCGCCCGGGCTCGGCGCGGAGCGGACCTTCGGCTACCCCGCCGTCGCGGAGCGGTTCGCGGACGCGGGCCACGCCGCGCTCCTCTTCGATCACCCGGAGTTCGGCGACTCCGACGGCGACTCGCAGGTCGTCGACCTCGCCCGTCAGCGCGCGGCGTACGAGGGAGCGATCGACCGCGCGGCCCGCGTCGACGACGCCGGCGACGACCTCGTGTTATGGGGGGCGTCGCTGTCGGCCGCGCACGTCCTGACGCTCGCCGCGGAGCGCCGCGACGTCGACGCGGTCGTGGGGCTCGTCCCGATGCTCGACGGCCGCGCCATCGCCGCCCGTCGCGGCGGGCGGTACCTCCTCCGTTCCGGTGCCGCCGGGTTCCGCGACCTGCTCGGCCACCGGATCGGTCGCGGCCGCACGGTCCCCATCGTCGGCGGCGCGGAGGAGTGCGCGGCGATCACCGAGCCGGGGACGAAGCGGAAGTACATCGACCTCGTCGACCGCGAGTCGGCGTGGCGCAACGAGACCCCCGCGCGCTCGCTGCTCGGACTCGTCGGCTACCGCCCGGTCACGCGGCTCGACGAGATCGACGCCCCGACGCTGCTGCTCGCGGGGACCGACGACGCCATCGTCGACGCCGACTCGGTCGCGGCCGCCGGCGAGCGGCTCTCGCGCGGCACCGTCGTCACGATGCCCGCCGACCACTTCTCGGTGCTCGGCGACGACTTCGAGGGCGCGGTCGGCCACCAGCTCTCCTTCCTGCGCGACGCGCTTGAGTGACGCCTCGCGGCGCCGGCCGCGGCCGCGGGGCCGCCGTCCCCGCGACCGCTTAAGTGGCCTCGCGGCGCACTCGCGCGTATGACAGCCATCGCACTGTTGAGCGTCGCGCCGGTGATCGAGGGGAGCATGGCCGAGGAGGTGGCGAAGGCGGTCGCCGCGCTCGACGACCTCGACGTGAGCTACGAGACGAACCCGATGGGCACCGTGATCGAGGCCGACGACGCGGAGACGCTGTTCGCGGCCGCGGCGGCCGCCCACGAGGCGGTCGACGGCGACCGCATCTCGACGTTCCTCAAGGTCGACGACAAGCGGACGAGCGACGGGACCGCCGCGGAGAAGGTCGCGGCCGTCGAGGAACACCTCGGCCGCGAAGCGAAACGGGAGCGGTAGCGGGTCGCCGCCCCGCCGCGGCGCTTCGCGTCACGCGGCGTCGACTCCCACGCTGCCGCCCGCGGTCGCGTCCCCGTCGGGATTCTCGACCGCGACGTCGACGGTCGTCGTGCGGACGACGGTCGCCTCGTCGCCGCCGCCGGCGACGTCCGCGCGGAACACGACGTCGAGCGTCGTCGTCGCCGTCTCGCCGCCGCCGATCTCGGGCGCGCTCAGCGACTCGCTCGTCACGGCGTCCCCGCGCTCCGTCGCGTCTGCGCGCTCGAACCGCGCGGTGAGGGCGCCGTCGACCGCGCCGAAGTCGGGCGGCGCGTCCGGCCCGGCGTCGGACCGGTCGCTCTCGGGCCGCCCGACCGACGCGACGTCGCCGGGCGTCGCGTCGGGGTCGGCGGCCGTCAGGGTCTCCCGATACACCTCGTCGACGCCGGCGTCGCTCCCGACGGCGAGGATGAGCGTCACGCGCTCGACGCCGTCGGAGAAGTCGCTCCACGACACCTCGACGACGGGCGAGAGGTACACCGACTCGATCCGTCCGTCGTTGCTCGTGACCGTCGGCGCGTCGCCCGCCTCGAACGCCGCCGGGTCGCCGTCGATCGCCGCCGCCGGCCGGCTCGACGCGACGAGGCCGCCGAGGCCGGTGAGGCCGGCGCCCGTGACGGCGGCGGCCCCGCCGAGGACCGAGCGTCTGGAGACCGTTTCGGACGAGCTACCGTTCCGCGAGTGGTCGGCCATCTCGGTGCGACGTGGCCGCGGCATCCGATATAAGCGCTCGGCGGAGACGGGCTCGGCGCGGAGCGAGGGGCGTGGTCACCCCTTGATGTTACAGACGGGGAAGGTGCGCGCCACCTTGTCGCCGATCCCCAGCTCGTCGCTGACGCGGATCACCTCGTCGATGTCCTTGTAGACGCCGGGCGCCTCCTCAGCGATCGTGGCGCCGGACTGCGCTTTCACGTATATCTGCTGACCGTCGGCGAGGTCGTCTTGGACGTCGCCGCCCCAGAACTCCTGTTTCGCCCGCGTCCGGCTCATCAGCCGCCCGGCGCCGTGGGCGGTCGAGCCGAACGACACCGACATCGACTCGTCGCCGCCGCGGAGGACGTACGAGCCCGAGCCCATGCTCCCGGGGATGATGACGGGCTGGCCCACCCCGCGGTAGGTCTCCGGCACGTCCTCGTGGCCCGCGGGAAACGCCCGCGTCGCGCCCTTGCGGTGGACGTACAGTTCGCGCTCCGCGCGGTCGACGGCCTCGTCGCCGACGGCGGGCCGCCCCTCGGCGTCGACGCCGACCTCGTGGGTCTCCTTCTTCGCGATGTTGTGCGCCACGTCGTACAGCAGCTCCATCCCGAGGTCCTCGATCGGGTCGGCGTCGAACACCTCGCCGAACGTCTTCCGGGCCTGGTGGGTGATCAGCTGACGGTTCACCCACGCGAAGTTGATACACGCGCCCATCGCGCCGTAGTACTCCTCGGCCAGCTCGGAGCCGGCGGGCGCGGCCGCCAGCTCCTTGTCGGGCAGCTCGTCGAGGAGGTCGGCGTGTTCCTGCTCGATCCGCCGGAGGTAGTCGTTGCAGGTCTGGTGGCCGAGCCCGCGGCTCCCGCAGTGGATCAGGACGACGATCCCGTCCTCTTCGAGCCCGTACGACTCGGCGACGTCCTCGCGGAACACGTCCGTGACGCGCTGAACTTCGAGGAAGTGGTTGCCCGAGCCGAGCGACCCCATCTGGTTGCGCCCGCGGTCCATCGCCTTCTGGCTCACGTACTCCGGGCGCGCGTCGGGGCGTCGCCCCTCGTCCTCGCAGCGCGCGAGGTCGCTCTCGATCCCGTACCCCTCCTCGACCGCCCACTCGACGCCGCGTTCGAGGGCGCCTTCGATCGCGTCGGCGGTGCCGTCGATCACGCCGCCGCCGCCGAGCCCCGAGGGAACGGCCTCGAACAGCGCGTCGACGAGCTCCTCCTCGCGGCCGCGGACGTCGTCGTAGGTGAGGTTAGTTTTCACCATTCTTACACCACAATTTATGTCGTATCCGACCGCTCCGGGCGAAATACAGCCGGTTCGGGCGTCGATCGCTCCGACGCCGCCGACGGGGAACCCGTACCCCTGGTGGCCGTCGGGCATACAGAGCGCGGGCTCGACCATCCCGGGCAGGTGGGTCGCGTTCTTCAGCTGCTGGAGCGAGTCGTCGTCGCCGATCTCTTCCAGCAGGTTCTCGCTGGCGAGGACCCGCGCGGGGACGTTCATCTCGCCCTCGCGGGGGATCTCCCAGACGTGTTCGCGTACCTTCTCTAACCGGATCCCGTCGAACTCGCGCGTGGTCATGCGACGCACTTCGACACGAGGCGGCAAGGGCGTTGCGTCAGCGGGCGGGGGACGGGAGGAGTCTCCGGGACCGCTCTCGGCCGATTCCTACCGGTCGACCGCGTCGATCGGGAGCCAGTCGATTGCGCCCTCAGCGAGGGTGAACGCGGCGAAGACTCGGCCCAATACGACGCCGTACACGAGGTGGGCGACCGCGATGACGACGCCGAACTCGAAGCCCGCGGTGAGCCCCGGCACCGGGAGCGTCGGTACCGGCAGCGAGGTGGCGCCCTCGATCGCGATCGCGGCCGGCAACAGCAGCCCGCCGGTGAGCACGCCGAGCAGCGCGGAGTGGATGATGCCGAGCGAGAGGCACCCGCCGACGTCCCCGCGAAGCTCCGCGAAGAAGGGCCGGTCGAAGAGCGCGACGAACAGCGCGCCGAACAGCGTGCTGTTGAACAGGTGGACGGCCCAGCCCGCGAGGACCGTCTCGACCCCGATCAGCGCGCCGATCGTCGGCATGAGCCCGAGCCCGAAGTGTAACACGGCGCCCATCGCCGCGCCGGCGGCGAGCCCGGAGCCCGCCCCTGCCCGCCAGCGACGACCCGCGACCGCCGGTTCGCTCCCGTCGCTTCGGTCTGAGTGTGACATACGCTACCAACGCACTCGACAAACATAACGGTTTATCACAACCGCCGTTCGGACTGTCGTCGCGCCCTCACACGTCGAAGACGACGTACGCGTACCACTCGTCTCTCCTCCGTTCAAGCGCCATCTCCGAGTACGTGACCGCCTTGACCTCCCGGGCGGCCACCGCGTCGAGGGGGACGCCGCGCGCGCTGGCCGTGAGTCGCCACTCACCGGGGTCCGCAGTCCGGTTCTGAGGAGCCGCGGAGTCCGGTTCGACGACCGAACAGCGGTGGTCCGCCGGGAGGACGAGCCGCACGTCGCGCTCGTAGATCAGGCGGTCGAGGTAGTCGAACAGCAAGGCCTCGCGGCCCTCGGCGGCGACTTCGAACTCGAACCGGTCACCTCCCGTCTCCGGCACCGACTCCGCGCTCGCGGCCGCGAGCCCGTCCGCGACCGCCGCGAACAGCCCCGAGAGGGTGTCGGCCGTCGCCTCGACGGCGACGTCGGCCGTGTGGTCGCGGAGCTCGTAGCTCATCGCTCGCCGTTCCCTTCGTGGGTCCCGTCACGGGACCCCTCGGCGCTCTCCGATCGCTCGTCGGTCTGGAACCGGGCGTCGATGGTCCGCTCCGGCGCCTCGGTTCGGAGGTCCTCCGGGTCGACGTCGTCGATGTCGGCGGCGACCTCCTCCAGTGCGACGCCGCTCGTCACCAGCGCGCGGATCCCCTCGTCGACGGTCAGCTCGACGTCGACGATCCGGCGCTCCGGGACGAAGACGACGTGGCCGCCCATCACCGGGTTCGGCGCCATCGGCATGAACAGCGTCCGCATCCCCTCGCCCCCGCTGTCCGCGTGGTCCGCGATGGCCGCCGGCGTCTCGCTCGTGACGAACGCGAGCGTGTACGCCTCCGCCGTCGGGAACTCCACGAGGACGACCTCGCGGAAGTTCCCGCCGTCCGACTCCAGCATGGCGTCGCTCATCTGCCGGAACCCCTGGTAGACGGAGCCGACGCCCGGAACCCGCTCGACGGCGTAGTCGACGTAGGCGACGGCTTGCTCTCCGTACCGCGAGGATTCGACGGCCGCGCCGATGAGGAGGATTGCGGCCACGAACACGACCGGCGTCGCGATCTCGATCGCGACCTCGCGAGAGACGGCGCCGACCACCGGCAGCCCGTCCCCCGGCGACACGGCGACGATCGCCGACGAGAAGGCGTCGAGATAGTCGTACACCGCGTTGAACGCGAACGCGAGGACGGCCAGCGTGATGACGGCGGGAACGATGACGGCGATGCCGGTCAGGAAGGCCCGTCGGAGCAGCTCGACTCCCGACGACTCGTCGGTCATTACTCGGTGTCACGCGCGACCGCGACAAA of Halorubrum trapanicum contains these proteins:
- a CDS encoding alpha/beta hydrolase codes for the protein MTRRDPVNRAQRRLARPARERFATRAVAFDVDGETCRGTLYLPGGDADDSPVVVMAPGLGAERTFGYPAVAERFADAGHAALLFDHPEFGDSDGDSQVVDLARQRAAYEGAIDRAARVDDAGDDLVLWGASLSAAHVLTLAAERRDVDAVVGLVPMLDGRAIAARRGGRYLLRSGAAGFRDLLGHRIGRGRTVPIVGGAEECAAITEPGTKRKYIDLVDRESAWRNETPARSLLGLVGYRPVTRLDEIDAPTLLLAGTDDAIVDADSVAAAGERLSRGTVVTMPADHFSVLGDDFEGAVGHQLSFLRDALE
- a CDS encoding thiamine-binding protein, with translation MTAIALLSVAPVIEGSMAEEVAKAVAALDDLDVSYETNPMGTVIEADDAETLFAAAAAAHEAVDGDRISTFLKVDDKRTSDGTAAEKVAAVEEHLGREAKRER
- a CDS encoding DUF502 domain-containing protein; translation: MTDESSGVELLRRAFLTGIAVIVPAVITLAVLAFAFNAVYDYLDAFSSAIVAVSPGDGLPVVGAVSREVAIEIATPVVFVAAILLIGAAVESSRYGEQAVAYVDYAVERVPGVGSVYQGFRQMSDAMLESDGGNFREVVLVEFPTAEAYTLAFVTSETPAAIADHADSGGEGMRTLFMPMAPNPVMGGHVVFVPERRIVDVELTVDEGIRALVTSGVALEEVAADIDDVDPEDLRTEAPERTIDARFQTDERSESAEGSRDGTHEGNGER
- a CDS encoding DUF4013 domain-containing protein, with product MLTAAATALTRTDDTAGVVLVGGSVTLLGWTLTALWLGGVLFVSPAVAVAAPVALAPSLVARGYYVRVTRAAIQTRDSAGTPSLVAWGELVRDGLKSALLSAALLAPLAGGLAVAGGAVAALVAGPVDPESTATAVESALGPNGPAAVAVVAAGVVAALVGAYLLAFAYVRPAALAAFAASGRLRDGLNPRTVARVAATGPYATGWTLAVGALAVGYAVAAPTAPLVVGVALAFLVRVVSHGLYGRGAADALREGSTRDAAARPSVRTDRDAARSGSRAARRADATRREDANRGAGAARAVDATREIGRARNDPPAPVVSGDGGRPMRSEPPAAVQVGRDVPVADRRDRSDAAAATIEDGSDPAGGFEWGPSLADAEGKR
- a CDS encoding mRNA surveillance protein pelota translates to MRISERGYGEEGRERLTLVPENVDDLWHLAHVLEPGDLVEGDTTRRIQRNDDQMRDTGGQREHIFVTLEVEDVEFARFANRLRVSGIIVGCSREDQLNAHHTLNVEEHDEITVEKHFKPDQTERLQEATEAAENPDVAIATVEEGAAYVHTVQQYGTEEYASFTKPTGKGEFSRPREELFAELGEALAHLDADAVILAGPGFTKQDARDYIDEEYRDLADRVTTVDTSAAGDRGVHEVLKRGAVDEVQKETRISKEASLIDELTENIAKEEKATYGPDDTAEAAEFGAVETLLVVDERLRTERQGDGDWDIDVNEVIESVERQGGDVVVFSSEFAPGEQLANLGGIAAILRYRLQ
- a CDS encoding archease, translated to MSYELRDHTADVAVEATADTLSGLFAAVADGLAAASAESVPETGGDRFEFEVAAEGREALLFDYLDRLIYERDVRLVLPADHRCSVVEPDSAAPQNRTADPGEWRLTASARGVPLDAVAAREVKAVTYSEMALERRRDEWYAYVVFDV
- a CDS encoding RtcB family protein yields the protein MTTREFDGIRLEKVREHVWEIPREGEMNVPARVLASENLLEEIGDDDSLQQLKNATHLPGMVEPALCMPDGHQGYGFPVGGVGAIDARTGCISPGAVGYDINCGVRMVKTNLTYDDVRGREEELVDALFEAVPSGLGGGGVIDGTADAIEGALERGVEWAVEEGYGIESDLARCEDEGRRPDARPEYVSQKAMDRGRNQMGSLGSGNHFLEVQRVTDVFREDVAESYGLEEDGIVVLIHCGSRGLGHQTCNDYLRRIEQEHADLLDELPDKELAAAPAGSELAEEYYGAMGACINFAWVNRQLITHQARKTFGEVFDADPIEDLGMELLYDVAHNIAKKETHEVGVDAEGRPAVGDEAVDRAERELYVHRKGATRAFPAGHEDVPETYRGVGQPVIIPGSMGSGSYVLRGGDESMSVSFGSTAHGAGRLMSRTRAKQEFWGGDVQDDLADGQQIYVKAQSGATIAEEAPGVYKDIDEVIRVSDELGIGDKVARTFPVCNIKG